The following are encoded together in the Flavihumibacter fluvii genome:
- a CDS encoding ABC transporter permease: protein MRRTFEILGTGIKMALGEFRSNKLRTFLSLFGITIGIFCIIGVLATVNSLEQNVQKDIKALGSNTIFIDKWDYSGRVPYWKLMNRPIPKIEEMRLLEKTVPEAANIAFALQRQDQVEFEDDKLDNVRMYGITEDFGNIQTIEVVDGRYFQQTDYDYALNSAVIGYKVAEELFGKPERAVGRIIRVYNKNVNIVGLIKKQGSSIIGGWEFDMCVLLPYDFMKTIVNEEYSQPVIMLQGKENMAMAALRDETQGAMRSIRKLKPTQQDDFSLNDVDAFGEFAAGIFSGINMGGFFIALLSLVVGMFGVANIMFVTVRERTSQIGLKKAIGAKKNTILMEFLMESAFLCIIGGMIGLLLVFILTQIISSSLGFPIFISPKIMMTAVGICIFVGILAGIIPASLAARMDPVVAIRSK from the coding sequence ATGCGCAGAACATTCGAAATTTTAGGTACCGGCATAAAAATGGCATTGGGTGAATTCAGGTCCAATAAACTTCGGACTTTTCTTTCGCTATTTGGCATTACAATAGGTATTTTTTGCATCATCGGTGTACTGGCCACTGTAAACAGCCTGGAACAAAACGTGCAGAAGGATATCAAGGCTTTAGGCAGCAATACCATTTTTATCGACAAATGGGATTACAGTGGGCGTGTGCCATATTGGAAACTGATGAACCGGCCTATTCCGAAAATTGAAGAGATGCGACTGCTGGAGAAGACTGTTCCGGAGGCAGCAAATATTGCCTTTGCCTTACAGCGCCAGGACCAGGTTGAATTTGAAGATGATAAACTGGATAACGTGCGAATGTATGGGATCACAGAAGATTTTGGAAATATCCAAACCATTGAAGTGGTGGATGGCCGTTATTTCCAGCAGACTGACTATGATTACGCTTTAAACTCAGCTGTCATAGGATACAAAGTTGCAGAAGAGTTATTTGGCAAACCGGAACGGGCAGTAGGCCGTATTATAAGGGTATATAATAAAAATGTGAATATTGTCGGGCTGATTAAAAAACAAGGAAGCAGCATTATTGGTGGGTGGGAATTTGATATGTGCGTCCTTTTACCGTATGATTTTATGAAGACGATAGTAAATGAAGAATATTCACAGCCGGTGATTATGTTGCAGGGCAAGGAAAATATGGCCATGGCAGCTTTGCGAGATGAAACACAGGGTGCCATGCGCTCAATTCGGAAATTAAAACCCACGCAACAAGATGATTTTTCACTGAATGACGTAGATGCCTTTGGTGAATTCGCTGCCGGCATTTTCTCTGGAATCAATATGGGCGGATTTTTCATCGCCCTGTTATCATTGGTTGTAGGTATGTTTGGGGTTGCTAATATCATGTTCGTAACCGTTAGGGAAAGGACCAGCCAGATCGGCCTGAAAAAAGCCATAGGTGCTAAAAAGAATACTATTCTCATGGAATTCCTGATGGAGTCGGCCTTCCTTTGTATCATTGGAGGAATGATCGGATTATTATTGGTATTTATCCTGACACAGATCATTTCTTCATCCCTAGGCTTCCCCATATTTATATCGCCAAAAATTATGATGACCGCGGTGGGTATTTGTATTTTCGTGGGCATTTTAGCCGGAATTATCCCTGCATCTCTGGCTGCCAGAATGGACCCTGTAGTGGCCATTAGAAGTAAGTAG